Proteins encoded by one window of Microcebus murinus isolate Inina chromosome 2, M.murinus_Inina_mat1.0, whole genome shotgun sequence:
- the TEX35 gene encoding testis-expressed protein 35 isoform X1: MSAKRAELKKTNLSKNYKAVCLELKPEPTKLRSFFEAMPAARPEIRGEATWSQGSFAVSGGQDLSQTYDYKGVKKQGLFTKIGVTQELKNEIREVREELQEKMEEIKQIKDIMDKDFDKLHEFVEIMKEMQKDMDEKMDVLVNIQKNSKLPLRRGAKEQQELGLMGKPDTDPQLRPRRMDAAGGAPFALHRKMSAPQKPHTDPPDARQQLGTCCEKCLLCALKNNCNQGRKLSPQVWAPFSPLASGAAF; the protein is encoded by the exons ATGTCGGCCAAGAGGGCAGAACTGAAGAAAACAAACCTG AGCAAGAACTACAAGGCAGTTTGCCTGGAATTGAAGCCAGAGCCGACCAAATTAAGAAGCTTTTTTGAGGCCATGCCAGCAGCCAGGCCTGAAATCCGTGGAGAAGCGACCTGGAGTCAGGGTTCATTCGCTGTTTCTGGTGGCCAAGACCTGTCCCAG ACATACGACTACAAAGGAGTTAAAAAACAAGGGCTGTTTACCAAAATTGGAGTGACGCAGGAGCTAAAG AATGAAATCAGGGAGGTGAGGGAAGAGCTCCAGGAAAAAATGGAGGAGATAAAACAG atAAAGGATATAATGGACAAGGATTTTGATAAACTTCATGAATTCGTGGAAATTATGAAG GAAATGCAGAAAGATATGGATGAGAAAATGGATGTTTTAGTAAACATACAGAAGAACAGCAAGCT TCCCCTTAGAAGAGGAGCGAAGGAGCAGCAGGAGCTTGGGCTGATGGGAAAGCCTGACACAGACCCACAGCTCAGGCCCAGGAGAATGGACGCGGCCGGCGGGGCGCCCTTCGCTCTTCACAGGAAGATGTCGGCGCCACAGAAGCCACACACAGACCCCCCGGATGCGCGCCAGCAGCTCGGGACCTGCTGC GAGAAATGCCTGTTGTGTGCCCTGAAGAACAACTGCAACCAGGG caGGAAACTTTCACCCCAGGTCTGGGCACCCTTTTCACCCTTGGCTTCTGGAGCGGCCTTCTGA
- the TEX35 gene encoding testis-expressed protein 35 isoform X2: MSAKRAELKKTNLSKNYKAVCLELKPEPTKLRSFFEAMPAARPEIRGEATWSQGSFAVSGGQDLSQTYDYKGVKKQGLFTKIGVTQELKNEIREVREELQEKMEEIKQIKDIMDKDFDKLHEFVEIMKEMQKDMDEKMDVLVNIQKNSKLPLRRGAKEQQELGLMGKPDTDPQLRPRRMDAAGGAPFALHRKMSAPQKPHTDPPDARQQLGTCCEKCLLCALKNNCNQGKLSPQVWAPFSPLASGAAF, from the exons ATGTCGGCCAAGAGGGCAGAACTGAAGAAAACAAACCTG AGCAAGAACTACAAGGCAGTTTGCCTGGAATTGAAGCCAGAGCCGACCAAATTAAGAAGCTTTTTTGAGGCCATGCCAGCAGCCAGGCCTGAAATCCGTGGAGAAGCGACCTGGAGTCAGGGTTCATTCGCTGTTTCTGGTGGCCAAGACCTGTCCCAG ACATACGACTACAAAGGAGTTAAAAAACAAGGGCTGTTTACCAAAATTGGAGTGACGCAGGAGCTAAAG AATGAAATCAGGGAGGTGAGGGAAGAGCTCCAGGAAAAAATGGAGGAGATAAAACAG atAAAGGATATAATGGACAAGGATTTTGATAAACTTCATGAATTCGTGGAAATTATGAAG GAAATGCAGAAAGATATGGATGAGAAAATGGATGTTTTAGTAAACATACAGAAGAACAGCAAGCT TCCCCTTAGAAGAGGAGCGAAGGAGCAGCAGGAGCTTGGGCTGATGGGAAAGCCTGACACAGACCCACAGCTCAGGCCCAGGAGAATGGACGCGGCCGGCGGGGCGCCCTTCGCTCTTCACAGGAAGATGTCGGCGCCACAGAAGCCACACACAGACCCCCCGGATGCGCGCCAGCAGCTCGGGACCTGCTGC GAGAAATGCCTGTTGTGTGCCCTGAAGAACAACTGCAACCAGGG GAAACTTTCACCCCAGGTCTGGGCACCCTTTTCACCCTTGGCTTCTGGAGCGGCCTTCTGA